The Larus michahellis chromosome 16, bLarMic1.1, whole genome shotgun sequence genome has a segment encoding these proteins:
- the MASP2 gene encoding mannan-binding lectin serine protease 2 codes for MQIHQKRFLPQGSEQSRLRQERSTMRLFVLMAMLYSGVSSSIVLQKMYGRITSPNFPNVYPNHKERIWNITVPKGYSVRIYFTHFNLELSYLCEYDYVKLSSGGRTLATLCGKDSTDTEEAPDNKTYVSADNNLVVMFRSDYSNEKPFTGFEAFYAAEDIDECKQLFDGEPLCNHHCHNYVGGYYCSCRVGYTLHENKRTCTA; via the exons ATGCAAATACATCAGAAGAGATTCCTTCCCCAGGGCTCAGAGCAGAGCAGGCTCAGACAGGAGCGCAGCACAATGAG GCTGTTTGTCTTGATGGCTATGCTTTACAGTGGAGTAAGCAGCAGCATTGTGCTGCAGAAAATGTATGGGAGGATCACGTCCCCCAACTTCCCAAATGTCTACCCAAATCACAAGGAGAGAATCTGGAATATTACTGTCCCCAAGGGATATTCTGTCCGCATCTACTTCACCCATTTCAACCTGGAGTTGTCTTACCTGTGTGAATACGATTATGTGAAG CTGAGCTCTGGTGGGAGGACCTTGGCTACACTGTGTGGAAAGGATAGTACAGACACCGAGGAGGCTCCGGACAACAAGACATACGTCTCCGCTGACAACAACCTCGTGGTAATGTTTCGGTCTGACTACTCCAATGAGAAACCATTCACGGGCTTTGAGGCCTTTTACGCTGCCGAAG ATATTGATGAGTGCAAACAGCTGTTTGATGGTGAACCCCTCTGCAATCACCACTGTCACAACTACGTGGGGGGCTACTATTGCAGCTGTCGGGTTGGCTACACGCTGCATGAAAACAAGAGGACATGCACAG CGTGA